Proteins from a genomic interval of Papaver somniferum cultivar HN1 chromosome 4, ASM357369v1, whole genome shotgun sequence:
- the LOC113272773 gene encoding uncharacterized protein LOC113272773 has product MKDIVINAWQQIFYQHEAATAGQKLLTKMKETSIDIQQWHKQTFGHLPELLKEAEFQIQLAQLKCATTTGTKLLFWLQHENETRNSHLMLLHYHAEYWKQRSRIEWLNNGDLNTRFFHTKATINNRINHIHQLQDANQRWVYNQSQIIKMMIQHYEQQYIVAPTDIDMQLFANVNPRISQYHCLQLMRTPTTEEIHKAL; this is encoded by the coding sequence ATGAAGGACATTGTTATTAATGCGTGGCAACAAATTTTTTATCAACATGAAGCAGCAACTGCAGGCCAAAAGCTGCTtaccaaaatgaaagaaacttccATAGATATACAACAATGGCATAAGCAGACCTTTGGACATCTCCCAGAATTATTAAAAGAAGCTGAATTTCAAATACAATTAGCCCAATTGAAGTGCGCAACAACAACAGGCACTAAGCTACTGTTTTGGTTACAACATGAAAACGAGACAAGGAATTCACACCTCATGCTCCTTCACTACCATGCTGAATACTGGAAACAAAGATCAAGAATTGAGTGGCTGAACAATGGAGACCTCAACACTAGATTCTTTCACACAAAAGCTACTATCAACAACAGAATCAATCACATTCACCAGTTACAAGATGCTAATCAGAGATGGGTTTACAATCAAAGCCAAATTATTAAAATGATGATACAACACTATGAACAACAATACATAGTGGCACCAACAGATATTGACATGCAACTTTTTGCTAATGTAAACCCAAGAATATCTCAATACCACTGCTTACAGCTGATGAGAACTCCAACAACTGAGGAAATCCACAAAGCACTATAG